GATGAAGCGCCGTCCAATAAGTCTATTTGTCTGAACTTGAACGGCTAAGATGcttctgcacacttcagaattcattgtgcTCCTGCTATTGgcaggtttggcctatgtctctggctGTCTTTTTCTCGTATTTCTCAACCTCATAATGACTTCTTTGGCTTTCATCGGCACAACTCTGGTCATCATGTAGACAAATGACAATAACAAAGGCGAAGGCAATCCAAAGGCAGtcaaagcctagaatcaagactagatactgaaagctctcttactATACCTTACTGTACCttcactaaggaagcaactgaacacacctggctaatcagaaacatctgtgaaggcatttgtcccaaacattatggtgcccagaaatggggggactatgtataagaagtgctgtaatttctgcatggtgaaaccaaaattggtttaaaaaaaaaaaaaaaaaataccctaaCAAAAAATACTAAAAGTTGAGATCTTCGctttaaccacacgtgaattgtttgattacaaatctaaaattgcggagtacagagccaaatcaagaaaaaaatatgtctttgtatCAAACATTATGGGGTTCACGGCGTTTTTCCTTGTATCAGAGTTTTCTCTGTGGAGGAACCTTGTCCAAGAATGTCCTTGAATTGGTTAGAGTTTGGTGGACCTTTGTGTGCCACCATCTGGGCTACTTCTGTTATTCTTCCTGATATTCATATCCCTGTTGATACATAAAAGGTGAATCAATTCAGTTGGTCCAAGATGAAGTGGACAACAGCCCATATATAGCAAAAATGACTCAGAACTGACTCAACTACCAAGAAAGCCACCGTTGTCATTATTTCCTCATCTGATGGATAAAGAAGAGTCCATTTTTCAAACTTCAGCAGAACCACTCAAGACCACTGACGGGAGGGGTGAGATGGATTCATGATTTTCACTCTAGAGTTGGTCCCATTGTCTGTGGTCCCATTACCTGTCCGTGCAGTTGTGAGCAGTCACCTCCCTGGGTGCTTTAGGACTTCTGAATCTTACCGGTTTATCTCCAGATCCTCAGGCGAATCCGGCAGCTCTTTCCGTCTGGTCTCAGGCAGTAGGAAACAGAGAGCACCAGAAAATATACACAGGCCACTGTAGACCAGAATGGGAATCACCCTGTGGAACACTGCCAACATGTTGAGTATTGGCGACAGCATTCCTGCTGCTCTTGTTGCCATGGCACCCAAACCATTGGCTgtttgtctaaaaaaaaaaaacaaaacaatgcctTTGATCAAGCACTCACAGAGTAAAAGGGGAGAGAACTAGACACTATTagtataattcatttattactaGCATTATTGGTATTTAAAcgtcattttaaatgcacactTCTGACTTGAACATGTTATCTGTTTTTGATCCTAAAGCAGTATATTCATAGACAGTGGCATGGAATACTCCAGAGCTTATTCCATGCTAGATTTTTAGATCCTTTTAACATCTTTATTAATGACTGCAAAATTCTCATAATTTCAAAATGGAattaaagcaaagcaaagcaataaagaataaattcaTGGGACCGACAGAGCAGTAGTCAGGAAAATACCGGATCGAGGTGGGGAACAACTCCTGAACATAGACATTGCAGATTGTGCCTGCCATGTTCATGGACAGCCTTCCTGCGGTAGCAAACACTGTGATGGCAATTGCGTTTTCTGCAATAGAATGAGATAAAGGTCCTATTCACCAGGACACAGGAGCAGGATGTGTAATCTGAATGCTCCAAAATCacacccagctgtataagtggtcAAATATGAATGActtaaagctaaaaaaaaaatgacaatagaTTATAAATGATATTGTGTAGTTCTTACAAATTTGCAAGGGCTTTGGGTTTATAAATGTCTATGTGAGTAGGACACTTTGTATGTCATGAATACTTCATCAAAGAAATTttatgtgaaatgaaaaatcaaATGATCATGATTCATTCTTCTCATGCCTGTCCTTGACTAATAAAATTAGACAAGTAGTTTTAGTtacagaataaattaattttgtttgggTTTGATTTGAGTTTTAGATAGCAATGTACATGGCTCTCTGTTACTccttaatttaaattaaattctgaatataaatgaaagctCTCCAGTTCCTCAGTCACAGATGTACATGAATCTATGCAGTTTTTAGAATactaataatttaattaaaataaaatgcaataccataattaattcattatttcatattgtttCCCCCATTTTGTCCTCAATTTATAATGGCCAATTAATGCGCCTCTGTGTCTCCACACCATGCAAAGATGAATGTAGCCAAGGTATGCATACCCCTCACTAACCCGTCACCTACTCCCCACTTGCCCCTCACCTGGCCCCCATTTATCCATCTGATACCCCTCAAATACCCCTCACTTAGTGCTCACATACCCCCATATACCCCTCTTGTACCTCTCAGATACCCCCATATATTGCTTACATACCCTGTAACTGCCCTCACTTGCCCCTCACTTACCACTTACATACTgaacaccctacaggccacacagtactacagaagGGCACTACCACTGACTGGAGAAGTGAGGGTTAGTTCTTAGGGTTGATATGTATATTCTTAAGGGTAGCAGAGGTAGGACCTCTgcagaatataataataataataataataataataataataataataataataataataataaataacaacacaGATGTCTTTCTACAGGAGGAGGGTAGAGTAAGCACACGCTGGTTTTCCTCCTGTTACAATCAGGTTTTTCAAACCAATTCTTTTTATGACATACCTCAAGACATACCTTGTGGGACAGCCAAGAGCAGCAGACTGAGAAATCCACCCAGCAGAAGAGCAATGGCAACAGTAATCTTTCTTCCCAAGACTTCCATTAACCAGGCACAAAGTATTTGAGCTGGGATTTCAGTCAGCCCAAAGATAAGCTGCGTCAGGAAGATGTCCATGCCAAATTCTCCAACATTCAACGTTATGCAGTAGTAGGAAAGGTTCAGGGAAAACCTGTGGTTTCATGGAAAGACAAACCATTACTGTACCTTAAAATTCACATTCTGCAAAATGTGTGATGCTTCTGCGTGTTAGCAGTTAAACATTTAAGATACAGTACTCATGACTGCATGGCACTGCAATATGGTTTCAGGCATATAATATTGTCTGGCATAGCTTTaattttccttaattaaaaaATCTAGGCTGTTGGATGGCTCATTTGGTTATagcaccatgctgtggtgcatggatgagacCTATGGCTTCCGAtggaatccagactgtgccattGACAACAATGGCTGCTGGGTCCATAGGGTATGGGACGGTTCAGGTGGTTAGGGGTCCTTGTTTCATCACTATCTAGTGAGCCCCACTGGTCACCTGTGGACTGCATGTTAAAGCTgaatatgaaaggtcttccttaGAATCCATTCAATGTGAGCCTAGCTGTAGTCTATGGTGTGCAAGGAAGGAGGAGAATAGCAGATTTCTGCTCTCTACTGAATtggctgtggttgcagacaATTGGCCATTCAAAATTTAATTGGGAATTGGACATGCTGCCCTCCAACATATTGGGTGCCATTGGGGGCaatagaaaaacaagaaaaaagtaagTAATTCAGTAGCTGTACATACAGAAATTGTAGGAGCATTACACTATCAGAATGCAAggaaaaaaggtaaataaaaatcacagttATTCAAACATAAACCTTACCATGAGCATACTATGATTAAGAAGTATTTTCTGAGCAGGGGTGAAGTGAAAAGATCTCTTACAGTGCCTCTGTctccttttttgttatttacaacctgaaaaagaaacattacacTCATTTGTGTTGACATCTGTAACATATATTGCATGAGCAGGATTTCCATGTCCTTGAAGAAGTAAGTGAGatcaaaatatatacacatcatCAAGCAGAGAAAAAATACTGTACCATTTCACGCTACTCTCTATGGAGGCCATATACCGAGTATGACATGAAAGATGACTTATAACTCTATATGCAAAAGGCCATCAGCTGTTAACAGTTATAATGCAAGTAtctttttctgttgaaaataatttcatacaaAGCCAAAGGACTCAAACAAAGATGTGCTTAAAAATACCTTTTCCATGATGTTGTCaggtattttttgtttattgacaGCCGCAGCCATGAGAATGAGCTTTTCTGCCTCTTCTGTTTTACCTCTGTCAAGCAGCCACCGTGCAGATTCCGGAATTATCCTGAAGAATTATGGGAAAAGAGCAGTTAACTGGGATTCACCACCAGGCATGCTGGGGGAGAGGAGTAAATACTATTTAAGAGCCTAAGGACACTGGAGAAATGACTTCATTGACTAGTACAACTTTGCATTATAGCAGGGGTCTCAAAAAATGTGGGTCGCCTGATTTGTGGAtgcctgaaataaaaaatttcaaaatctGTAATCGTTTTGCCTTTTGTGAATGTAGGGTACTACATGTCAAGCATCACAACAACCCAATCCAGGGGTCACCAAGCAAGGTTATGTGTCTCACTAAACCTATTTTTGTCTAATTCTAGGACTACAGTTAGTTATTTTCAACAGAGGCATGCATATTCCTGTATGTGCGTAGCTGGGTGGGGTGTTGGGATcttgaaataaataagcaaCATGTACCATATGTAGAGGATAACAAGAGCCCAGGGGGATGCAATGACAAACTGAGCAGTTCTCCAGTCGCGGATGAAATAGGCGATGCCGGCAAGAACACTCTGACCAATGCCACCGAACACctgacacagagcagaggggtaGGTCCGCTTTGTCATACCAATCCACTCCGTAGCTGCATGGGGGGAATATCttcatttacaaacagaaactggaaaaatattCACTATCAAACAAAAATGCTCAATACAGCTTGATCAAACTGCGTTGAGGGATCACTTCAATATCAACCTCATTAATATTATACTTAAATCATACACAAAAGGTTTTAATTGCCACAAATCATAGAAATCACAAATGTCAACTTCGGCCACATGCAGCAGGCCTCGGAAGCCTTCCTGAATAGTTCTGCTTGTTGCTGGAATTTGGGAACGTGCAGTCAAACGTGCACTGTACCCAAAAACGAGATGCCAACTGCTGATATGGATGGTCTGCCCCACTCTTCCAGAGATAAAGCTATGAAACCCTCCTAAATCTTGCATGAAGGATATCCTGCAAGCTTGCATGGACTTTGCACAATAAGTATATACTGTTGTCATAACTTTCACAGTACTCAATATCCTGAGCCCTGAGCTTTCAAAAAGAAACCAGTCAAAAATTTGAAAAGCATATTCTTCAGAATATTAagtgaaatgattttaaaaaacgaatCTTATTATATATTAGAATGATCTAATTATGTTGTGAATTGATGgtaacatataaatatacagtatgtaggcCCTATACCAAAATACATTGTTTCCTATACTCTAGTCTATAgaaatttgtaatgaaataacatATTAACCAGAACCCTTTGGTTTCCTTTTCGCAGGAGTGAGGTATGTTTTCCAGCTTGAACTCCTGGAAACCTCTACACTCTTGACCAGTCAGCTATCCAGCAAGCTCACCATTAACTGCTAGGAACCAAGGATTCTGTTAAATATCATGACATGTATACTTGAGGTTAGCACCAGGCCTATTTGGAGAGTAGTACAATCCTAGATATTGCTCACTTAACTGATAATCAGTGCTGGTAAAAGTGGGTTACAAATACAGCACAAGGTATTGTACAGTTCGTGATTACATGTGACTGCAGCTCTGAGAAAttgagactgaattttcacatgAGGCACAGCCGTCCAGAATGGTTAGCTGAAGAACAGTGAACAGCAAACAGCTTCCATCTTATGGCAGCAATAAGGCTGTCCTGGGCAAACTCATTCTATGCCAATAGATAAAGGTACGAACACATAAAAAAGACTTGCACCTGACCTAC
Above is a genomic segment from Anguilla rostrata isolate EN2019 chromosome 16, ASM1855537v3, whole genome shotgun sequence containing:
- the slc22a13a gene encoding solute carrier family 22 member 13 — its product is MMADFGEILRAVGDFGLFQKCLLAGLLLPTMALPMHFYSVMFTHAGSFHHCNTDWILEVSPNLTAEEQLNLTLPQGQDGSFKSCEMFTPVDRDIESIRDYGINQTTDCTDGWVYDTSVYKSSIVSEFDLVCDKVNFVGVAQTVFMAGILFGSFIFGPLAESLGRKRAVQIPVVLMAISSVGSALSPNFYVYLAVQFIVGVSYGGYRVNCIILATEWIGMTKRTYPSALCQVFGGIGQSVLAGIAYFIRDWRTAQFVIASPWALVILYIWIIPESARWLLDRGKTEEAEKLILMAAAVNKQKIPDNIMEKVVNNKKGDRGTVRDLFTSPLLRKYFLIIVCSWFSLNLSYYCITLNVGEFGMDIFLTQLIFGLTEIPAQILCAWLMEVLGRKITVAIALLLGGFLSLLLLAVPQENAIAITVFATAGRLSMNMAGTICNVYVQELFPTSIRQTANGLGAMATRAAGMLSPILNMLAVFHRVIPILVYSGLCIFSGALCFLLPETRRKELPDSPEDLEINRDMNIRKNNRSSPDGGTQRSTKL